The DNA segment ATAATTGGATTCCATGCTCCTTGGTAGATTTGTTTGACTCCTATAACTAATTCATCATGATTGCCTTTGGCATTAATAGGAGTAAATCTGCTTGGAACACCTGCTCCAAAATCATTTACAACCCCACTGATTTTTTCATTGGCAACATATTGATCTATTTTACTTGCCAAAAAAATTCTGACTGACTCATTTACTCCTTCAACAACAGATTCTTGAATTAATTCTGTTCTTTGTTCTTCTGTTTCAAAATCACCGGTGTATATTTTTTGAGTGAGAGTATCTAATTTGTCATTTTTGTAATTCCAATATGTTGGATCATTGAATCCTGGCATATTTGAAAACCAAGGTGAATACATCTGACCTAGTCCTACTGAATCATATCTTACAAACGCAGAACGGCCCCATCCTTCTGTGTATAAATTCCATTTTACATCTGAAGGATTCGAACCATAAACTACAACAAATGCTTTATTCAAATCCCCAAAATCTTTTTTTATTGAAAATCCTATTTTTTCTAACTCTACTGATAGTATTTCCCCTATGGATTTTCTTACTGGATCATCGCTTCTGATAAAAATTGTGATCTCTATTGGAATCCCTTTCATTTCCCACTTTCCATTGTTTTTGATTGCTCCTTTCTCTTCTAATGCTCTTGAGATGATTTTTTCTGCAAGTGTGGGATTGTATTTGAAATTAAATGTCTCAAGTTGTTCCACAACTGTAAGATATTCCGGATCTGATGGGCCATAGTATGAAATGATTGGGGAACCATATCCTCCCATCAATTCATTTACAATTAGCTTTCTATCTACTAGGTAATTTAATGCAAATCTGATATCCTGGCTTGAAAAAGGATTGAATTTTTCTGATTCTGCGGGATTCATTAGAATACTATAGGAACCCCCTGTAGAATCAAAAATCTGCAATCCTTCAACGTTTTGCTTATTTTCTAATCTGTCAGGTGATATTGTATAGTAATACAAATCAAGATTTCCATTACGTACTTCTTCTAATGCTGTATTTTCATCCAAATATTGTATGAATTTCACTGAATCAAAAAATGTATTTTTTTCTGCAAATGATTCATTATACATTATTGACGATACTGAAAAAGCTAGCATGATAACTAGCATAATTTTCATGTCATTACTTTCAAAACCATGTAATAAAACCTATATTATTATACCCTCATGTTATTATCTCCTAAAACCTATATTTCTAAAATGCCTCAAAAATTACAATTGAAAATTCATCCTAAAATGATAGCCGGATTGCAGGGAATTATTCCCGGCGGCGTGTCTGTTAAAGATTTTTCTGCTGTTACAAAAATGAATCCCGATGATTCTAAAATAATTTTGGATGAATTTATTAAAAATAATATTGGAACAAAACAAGATGATTTTTATTATTTTGAAGTTGGTGATAAATTAAAAATTGCAGTATCTTTACTTGAACATGGTTCACCAATTGATGAAATTTCTATCGCATTGGATTGGAGGGATTTTGAAGGATTAACTGCTGAAATATTATCTGAAAAAAATTTTGCAGTATTAAAAAATATGATGTTGACAAAACCTAGGATGGAAATAGATGTGGTAGGAATTAGACTTGGGATTGCAATTTTAATTGACTGCAAACACTGGAAACAATATAGTACATCTGCATTATCTACTGCTGTTAAAAAACAAATTGAAAGGACTAAACAATATGTCTCAAAAACTCCTGGCGCCATTGCCGTGCCTGTAATTGTGACATTATATCAAGACAAAATTGATTTTATAGAAAATGTGCCTATTGTTCCTATTTTTCAATTTGCATCATTTATTGATGAATTTTACGGAAACATTGATCAAATGAAGACTATAGGAACAGACTAGTTACAAAAAATATTACTCCTCCAATCACAAACCCCTTGGTGATTTTTAGAGAATTATCTAACGCTTTGGAATAATCTTCGTAAATTCCTTGGCCCATCACTTTGACATTGGTTTCATTTTCTAAAATTTCAAATTTTGCTTTTCCGGTATTCTGTTCTGCCTTTTTTGCAATTTCAAAAAACCATTTTGCTAGTTTGTCTGCGCTTGTAATTAATCCTAATTGGTAGTATCCATTTCTGTTTCTAGCTTTGACTGGGGCGTAATGTGTATCTGATGTACAAATTTCAAGTAATTGATAATCTTTCTTTGCAAAAATATCTATAATTTTTTCCCTAACACCATTTTCCATGTTATTAGAATCTGCCCATCCAAGAAAATATTTTTTCTCGTTTAGTTTTAAACAAATAATTCCCAATCCTCCCATTCCCAAATCTTCTGTCCAAACATCCATTTCATCAGTATTGGCATAGCCGAACTCTATTGGGAAACTATCTTTTGTAATCAAAGAGTCTAAACATGATTTAGCGGCTTTTAGCATGTCTTCACCATCATCTTTTGAAATTTCTTCTCCCATAGCATTATGGCAATCCACTATCATCGTTCTTGTGTAATTTCGATTTTTTGCATATTGGACAATTTCCGTCATTATGTAGCTGGGAAGATCTTCCATTCCATGTGGTGATAATGATAAAAATAACAATGGGTTATTTTCAAAAAGCAAACCTGTTACTCTAGCTTTGTTAATTTGAACTGTTACTGGTTCTGTACATTTCATTCCTTCTTCCTTGACTTTGCTTTTTTCTAAATTTTTCAAATATTTTTCAACTTCATTTCTTGATGGAAGATTTAATGCATGGTCTGAAATACTGTGCATAATCATTGCTGATGACGACAGATTCTTGTAAATCAGGTAGGGAATATTGCTTCCTCCTACGGGATGATATGGACCCGGGTGAATTCCTGGTAGTACCATCCTGAATTCTTTTTGGCCATCATGTGTTGAAAATTTTATTTGTGATGTGGATACTTTGGTTTCACTTGAGCGTTGCTCCATTAACTCTTCTGCATCTGCAAAATCATTTCCTTGAGATGCAAGATATGCTTGAATTGTTTTATGTGTGCTCTCCATACCTGGTCTTCCTGCTCTATCTGTTAGGACTGACCATACACTTGCAATAACCATAAAAGAAATTCCATATCCTAATCCAATTGGTTCGCTAAGAATTGAAACCCACATATCTTGAGGAATTAACACAAAATACATTGCTAATGGCTGAATTAGACAAATCGTCCATGCTTTTTTGAGACTTGCACCTAATGTTGTAGTGTAAATTCCTATTCTGAAACTTGCAAAAAGCAATATTCCGAAAGTTATGAAAAATAATTGCAAGTCCTTTGATAAAACAATACTTGAGAGTATTCCCATCAAAAGCGTAACTGTCAATAACATGTTTCCAAAAAGTGAGGAATGCAATGACTTTGAATATTCTTTTTTCTTTGAGAATCGTGTATCAAGTAATTGTGTTAAAACTAGTACTGCTAAAACAATTGGTAGTCTATACCAATTTTCTTCAAACCCTAAATTACCTAAATATCCAAAATATATTGCTAAAACTGAAACTGAAGCTACTACCAGTGAAACGACTAGTGAGAAATAATGTGATGATGGATTAACTAAAGTAAGGGAGAACCTATTGTGTATGTTTGAAACATCGTCTGAAGCTTTTTCCATTGTTTATTCACGGAGCTAGAAATAAATCGATTATCCATGAAATTGCAATTAAGCTGATTGGAATTGATACTACAATTTTTGGATCTAATTTGAATCCTTTTGTCTCATCTTCAAAGAATCTCATGAGACCTCCACTTGATGCTGGAAGTGGTGCTGATTTCTTATCTGCCATTACAATTCGTCATCGCGGATTTTAACATAAAAACTTTATTGTTTTTTCTTTAATTTTCCCATTGTTTCTAATAGGGAATTGATCGTTTTGAGAATATTTTGCTGTTTTTCATGATCTTTTTCATTTTCTAATTCTTTTGTAAGAATCTCCATCTTTTTTTCCAATGTTTTTTCTATTGATGGTGATGTTTCTTCTGTTTGACTTTGTTTTGGAATCTCTTTTTTTTCTGGTTGACGACCACAACTAATGCACAATGCCTGCCCTTGTTTCATCACTCTTACTCCTTTACAATATGGACATGGTTCGCTGAGTAGTGTTGCTCCTTTTAGTAGCATTTCTGCAGCTTTTTTTGTAAGATCTTCTGTCATAATATTTCATTAATTTTCTGTTTAAAAAATACGATTGTTTTTCATTTTTCAATCCTGTTCAAACAAGGCTTAATAGTGTGAATAATTGAAATTATTTCGAACGAATGGCGGTAATTTGTAATACTTGTGGTCTTCCAGAAGATTTGTGTGCTTGTGGTGAACTTGCCAAAGATAGTACTAAGATAATTATTCGATTAGAAACTAGACGTTTTAAGAAAAAGGGTACTATGATTGAAGGATTGGATCCTAAGTTAAACAATTTAGAAACTGTTGCAAAAGAACTCAAAAACAAATATGCTTGTGGGGGGACTGCAAAAGAAGGTTACATTTTCTTACAAGGTGATCATCGAGACACAATCAAAGACACTTTGATAAATTTGGGATTTGCAGAAGATACTATCGAACTACATTAGAGTGAATTGCAAAATTCAAACAAATTTCTCCAATTAATTGGAATCCCTTTCACAGCATTGCTTTCAGTTGTTTTTGGCTTACTTCTTGTATCTTTTCCAATTGGTATCTTTGTAGTTTTTGAAAGTGATATTGGCGGTGATATCAATTATGAATATCCTTTCACACATTTGGATCTTTTTGCTGGTACTGAATTTTATCAAGCCCCTCTAGATCTTAGTATTGGTGACGTGTTTGTCGTTTTATGGACTTTGTACTTGATTCTTTTTGTAATTGCAATTCTGGGACCAAAACATAATTTCTTGAAAACACTTTCCCCAATAATCTCCTTTGGTCGATATAATACTAGACTAAACTATATGATTGGTATAACAAAATGGTTTTCAATCTTAATTTTAATTTCAGCATTGATTAATTTTGTACAAGAAGGATTTGGCATTGAAATTGTACCGCCTCTTGATGACAATAATCTCATTCAATTTTTTTATGTCAGTCTTGCTCCTTTAATTGAAGAATTAGGGTTTCGCATTCTTTTGATTGGGGTTCCTTTGTTTGCTCTTTACTCTCACAAATCTTCGATGAAATATTTTATCACTTGTTTATGGAATCCAAACTTTTTGCATATTTACAACTCGAAAAAAGCTATATCTTTGATAGTTTTTGTAGGTGTCCTTTTTGGTTTCATGCATGTTGCTTTTGGAGATTCATGGAGTGAAGGTAAATTTGCACAAGCTACTGCAAGTGGAATTATCCTTGGCTGGGTATATCTTAGGTATGGATTCGTCGCATCTCTTTTGATTCATTGGGCTACGAATTATTTTGTATTTTCATATGTAAATTTCATCTCTCAGATAAATATGATTTCCATTAATGATGCTTTTTCTCATTCATTGATGTCTACTCTGGAATTATTGCTCTTGATTTCCGGTGCATTCTCAATATGCATTTTATTTGTAAATAGATTTTACTCTAAAAAAGAACCTGACTTAGAGGTTTAGTGCTACTTTCAAACCCTTGTATCTATTCCTAATTGTCACTTCAGTCACTCCTGCAGCTTCTGCTACGTCTCTCTGAGTTTTATTTTCTCCATTAGTTACACACGCTACATAAAGTGCAGCCGCAGCTAATCCCATAGGATCTTTGCCTGCTGAAATTTTTTGCTCTTCAGCAGTTTGCAATATCTTTGTTGCTTTTCTTTTTGTTTTCTCTGATAATCCTGCTTTACTTGCTATCCTTGAAATACATTTGACTGGATCTACTACTGGCATTTTTAAATTTAATTCTCTTAACAGTAGACGATAACACCTTGCAATATCTTTACGTTTGATATTACTTGCTTGACCAATATCTTTTAGTGTTCTTGGTGTTTCTGTATCTCTACATGCTGCATAAAGCGCAGATGCAATTAAAGCTGAAATTGAACGACCCCTAACTAGACCTTTTTCTAATGCTTTTCTGTAAATGTAAGCTGCTTTCTCAATTACAGAATCCCCCACTGCAAGTTTGTCTTTTAATCTGTCTAATTCACTAAATGCTTGTCTGAAATTTCTATCGACTGGTTCATGAACTTGACTTCTACTATCCCATGTTCTTAGTCTCTCAATGGTACTTTTCATTGCTGCAGTTAGAGGCTTACCTGTGGCATCTCTATTTTGTGGATTGATTACAGTGGCAAGACCCATATCGTGCATGGCAAGTGATGTTGGAACTCCTGCTCTACTTTTGTTTTCACCTTCATTTGAAAACGACCTCCATTCTGGGCCTGACTCTTCTACTTTATCAGTAATAACAAATCCACATTTCCCACAAAAATTTTCTCCAGTATTGGCATCAGTAACTAGGGTTCCCTTACCACATCTGGGACACTTGTCTTTTGGATTAGTTGTTTTAACCATTTATCTCTCAAAACCTTTTATGATGATATTTAAGATTTTCTAATTCATTGCTTATAAGTTTGTTGTTGATTTCAATTATGAATTGGAAATTTACTATTTTTGTTTGCTTTTAATTTAACTCTAAGATTTTTTTGATTTTTTCTGAAATCACTGGTTTTTCATTTTGTTCTAGTAGGAATTTCAAATCTTCTTTATTATCTACGTCCCACATTATTCTCTTCACAAATACCATTGCAACATTGAGTGTGTGCTCTTTAGCAGTGTTCATATGGATTTTGTAACTGTCTTCATCATAATGTGTCTTCATCAAATCCACTGGCATTCTTGCTAGCGCATTTGTTCCATCAAATCTTCTGGATGGAACTATGATTGCAAAATTTGGATGCATTTTGTAATTTAACATGAAATCAATATCTTGGGTTTTCATAAATGGGATGTCTTGTGGAAATACGATAGATGCATCAAAATTATTCTCTAAAAGATATTTGTCTGCTAATGCAACTGCACTGTTGACACTCTCTTCATTCTCATCTCTAATTGTAATTGTATTGTATTTTTTTCCAATCTCTATTGCTTTTTCTTCTTTTGTTATCATGATTATCTTCTCAATTTGAGGTGATATGGATAATGTATGCAAAATTTCATCTAGCATCACTTTACATAACTCCTCTACTTGTTGTGAAGATAAATCTAAACGTGACTTTGCTTTAGAGAAAGTCTTTACAGGAATTATTGCTGCTATTTTCAAATTACACGTGTACTTGTTTTAAAATGAAATTTGCTAATGCATCTTCTGCTAATTTATTTTTCATAGTGATTTTTGTTTCAAATACTTTCATATCCAAACTTTGAATCTTCTTTGTTAGCATTTTATCTTTGGTATCTATTATGATGTTTGAACATACATCCGAATACATTTTTGCCAATCCGTAAGCATTTGATTCAATTCCCGCGGCTTGCATATATTTTGCTGCAGGTCCACTAATTGCATTATCTCCTATTAATGGACTGATGGCAACCACTTTTTTCTTTATTTTTGATAATTCTTTTCTAATTCCTTTAATCTGAAGCATAGGTCCAATTGATGTTAATGGGTTTCCAGGTGCTAAAATTACCATGTCTGCATCATGAATTGCATTCACTGCTTCAGGATTTGGACGAGCCTTGTCTGCTCCAATATATTGAATTCCTTCAACTGGATCTTTTCCTCTATGCTTGACCCAATATTCTTGTAAATGTAATTCTCCTTTGTCTGTGGTAATTCGTGTTTCAATACTGTTATCTGTAACTGGTATGATGTTTGCACTGACTGCAAATTTCTCACACATCCATTTTGTAATGTCGCTTAGATTTTTTCCATTTTTCAACATATTTGTTCTGATCAAATGTGTTGCAGCATCTCTGTCTCCTACTCTGAACCAAGTCTCTTCACCAAAAACTTCCATTTGACGTAAAAAGTTGAATGTGTCTTTTTTCATTCCCCATCCTCTTTCTTGGTCAAGCAGATCTGCTAATCCATATACGATAGTATCAATGTCTGGGCAAACGTATAGTCCGTATAACCAATAATTGTCTCCAACATTACTAATGACATTGACTTTGGATTCTTGAGCCACTAGTCCTCTGACTAATTTTACCGAACCTGTTCCTCCTGCTAAAACTGTAATCATATCATATTCCTCTAAAACTGAATATCTGGTGATTGTCACTCAATATTACTTTTTCAAAAACTGCCGATCTGGCTAATTAGGATAAGTTTATTAGCGTATTTTCATGAATTTTACTCGTGTCTCGGGCTGTAATTATGTCTGTTTTGCTAGCAACTCTTCTTGTTGTTGGTACTAGTACTCCTGTTTGGGCAGCCCAATTAGATGCTAGAATTAACCCTAATACTGAAACATCTCCTTTCAAAATGACTTATCTAAAAACAGTCTTTATTGAATATCCTAATGGAGGTAATCTTTTTGATGAATTACAAGGAAAAGAATGGACCGTATCTGGAGAGGCCGACATTTCAAATCCTGGCGTCCAAGATTTGTTGCATGAGCTAAACCGTGGAATTGCTAATGATGGAAGTCAAGCACAAATTAGTGATCTGAATGTATCTTATGATTTTCACCTAAAGGCCAGAAATATCAATACCTCTATTGACTATCGTGTAATTTTAGAAGGTACTTTAACTGATTATGTTATCACAAAAGATTCTCAGAGAACGCTGATTGATTTAGGGTGGAGGGGAATGACCACTGATAAAGAAATCAACATTGATGGTGTTGAAATTAATATTCCACTTAACATTTTAAGAGATCATGAACCTGAAGTTTATACTTATTTTGCAGGTACTGAAGCAGAACAAGTTTTAGGTAGACATCTCATTGATGCAGATTTTATTTTAGAACAACCCTTGACTAACTGGCACTTTTTGTTTGATCCAACTGGAATCAATGTAGACGCTGGAACCTTTGGACTAAATGAAGAAATCGCTGGATTTGTTGTATCATCATGGACTATGGGTGAAAGTAGTCTTAGAGAAGGAAGACAAGTCGAAAGAGTCTTTGAAGCTCAAATCATGGCTGATCAACCATATGTTGTTAGAAGTGTCCAATCTTCTGATCAAGGTAACTTAGCAGCAATTGGCTTTGGCGCTTTAGATATTTTAGATGGTGTTGAAATTGCTGGTGTCACTCCGACTCCTCCTGAGGATTACATGACTACCTCTACAGGTGACTTCCCAGTAATGATAGTTTATGGAATGGCGGGGTTAGCTGCTGTTGCAGGTATTGCATTCTTCTTTGTTAGTAGCAGATCACTCAAAAATGAGAAACAGGGTCAACAAGGAATTGACCCAAGTAGATTAGTTGGTTATCAAACTAGTGCTTCCTCTGGTGGTTATCAAACTAATAGAGGTGAGGCTCAACTTAGAGATGATACTGATTATCAAAAAACACGAAGTGTATATGAGAATACTGCTCCTCAGGAAACAACTGATCAGCCTTCAACAATGGCTCATCGTGAAGAGGCAGCATGTGGATGTGCAGCTTCAGAAGAAATGGGCTCTGAATGTGACTGTGCAATGCAAGGTTCATGTCTTTGTGATGCATCATGTGGATGTGCCGCAGATATTTGTAAAGAGCAAGTTCAGTCAATGAGTTAATCAAGCACTTTTAATTCATATTTTCTAAAAATTTACTTTCAATTATTTGATTTGTGGATTGTTCTAATGTGTCTGTCTAAATGGCCTTTACCTGCAAGATGTTTTTTACAATATGGGCATTGAATCCTCTTCACCATTTCTTATATTCATAATTATTATGAATTTCATATATGAATCCATGTATGAATTGAAAAAGTATGTGTGCTGGGAGTAACCCTCCTTCTGTTTTCACGATATTTCGCTTTGCAGCCTACCTGAACCTAGTACAGGAACTTTAAGTTCTGTTTGGCTTTGCTCCATGTGGGTCGTCTTTTTCATTCCTTTTATGGAAACCTCAGGTTTTGCCATCATAGTGCGCCATATTGGATCATTTTCTGCTCCGTTGCCAACCATCTCTGATTATCTATCTCCAGATCACATTTCCTGTTTGGAGGGAGGAGTTTCCTCTGCCGTAGCAGCGTGTCGTGCTCCAGCTCACATGATTAGTCTATCTGCTTATTGAATTTGAGTATTACTTTGTAGGTTTTATGCCTGTGAT comes from the Candidatus Nitrosopumilus sediminis genome and includes:
- a CDS encoding DUF2070 family protein, whose amino-acid sequence is MEKASDDVSNIHNRFSLTLVNPSSHYFSLVVSLVVASVSVLAIYFGYLGNLGFEENWYRLPIVLAVLVLTQLLDTRFSKKKEYSKSLHSSLFGNMLLTVTLLMGILSSIVLSKDLQLFFITFGILLFASFRIGIYTTTLGASLKKAWTICLIQPLAMYFVLIPQDMWVSILSEPIGLGYGISFMVIASVWSVLTDRAGRPGMESTHKTIQAYLASQGNDFADAEELMEQRSSETKVSTSQIKFSTHDGQKEFRMVLPGIHPGPYHPVGGSNIPYLIYKNLSSSAMIMHSISDHALNLPSRNEVEKYLKNLEKSKVKEEGMKCTEPVTVQINKARVTGLLFENNPLLFLSLSPHGMEDLPSYIMTEIVQYAKNRNYTRTMIVDCHNAMGEEISKDDGEDMLKAAKSCLDSLITKDSFPIEFGYANTDEMDVWTEDLGMGGLGIICLKLNEKKYFLGWADSNNMENGVREKIIDIFAKKDYQLLEICTSDTHYAPVKARNRNGYYQLGLITSADKLAKWFFEIAKKAEQNTGKAKFEILENETNVKVMGQGIYEDYSKALDNSLKITKGFVIGGVIFFVTSLFL
- a CDS encoding preprotein translocase subunit Sec61beta, whose protein sequence is MADKKSAPLPASSGGLMRFFEDETKGFKLDPKIVVSIPISLIAISWIIDLFLAP
- a CDS encoding Sjogren's syndrome/scleroderma autoantigen 1 family protein: MTEDLTKKAAEMLLKGATLLSEPCPYCKGVRVMKQGQALCISCGRQPEKKEIPKQSQTEETSPSIEKTLEKKMEILTKELENEKDHEKQQNILKTINSLLETMGKLKKKQ
- the yciH gene encoding stress response translation initiation inhibitor YciH, with protein sequence MAVICNTCGLPEDLCACGELAKDSTKIIIRLETRRFKKKGTMIEGLDPKLNNLETVAKELKNKYACGGTAKEGYIFLQGDHRDTIKDTLINLGFAEDTIELH
- a CDS encoding CPBP family intramembrane glutamic endopeptidase, yielding MQNSNKFLQLIGIPFTALLSVVFGLLLVSFPIGIFVVFESDIGGDINYEYPFTHLDLFAGTEFYQAPLDLSIGDVFVVLWTLYLILFVIAILGPKHNFLKTLSPIISFGRYNTRLNYMIGITKWFSILILISALINFVQEGFGIEIVPPLDDNNLIQFFYVSLAPLIEELGFRILLIGVPLFALYSHKSSMKYFITCLWNPNFLHIYNSKKAISLIVFVGVLFGFMHVAFGDSWSEGKFAQATASGIILGWVYLRYGFVASLLIHWATNYFVFSYVNFISQINMISINDAFSHSLMSTLELLLLISGAFSICILFVNRFYSKKEPDLEV
- a CDS encoding transcription initiation factor IIB; its protein translation is MVKTTNPKDKCPRCGKGTLVTDANTGENFCGKCGFVITDKVEESGPEWRSFSNEGENKSRAGVPTSLAMHDMGLATVINPQNRDATGKPLTAAMKSTIERLRTWDSRSQVHEPVDRNFRQAFSELDRLKDKLAVGDSVIEKAAYIYRKALEKGLVRGRSISALIASALYAACRDTETPRTLKDIGQASNIKRKDIARCYRLLLRELNLKMPVVDPVKCISRIASKAGLSEKTKRKATKILQTAEEQKISAGKDPMGLAAAALYVACVTNGENKTQRDVAEAAGVTEVTIRNRYKGLKVALNL
- the cofC gene encoding 2-phospho-L-lactate guanylyltransferase, translated to MKIAAIIPVKTFSKAKSRLDLSSQQVEELCKVMLDEILHTLSISPQIEKIIMITKEEKAIEIGKKYNTITIRDENEESVNSAVALADKYLLENNFDASIVFPQDIPFMKTQDIDFMLNYKMHPNFAIIVPSRRFDGTNALARMPVDLMKTHYDEDSYKIHMNTAKEHTLNVAMVFVKRIMWDVDNKEDLKFLLEQNEKPVISEKIKKILELN
- the cofD gene encoding 2-phospho-L-lactate transferase; this translates as MITVLAGGTGSVKLVRGLVAQESKVNVISNVGDNYWLYGLYVCPDIDTIVYGLADLLDQERGWGMKKDTFNFLRQMEVFGEETWFRVGDRDAATHLIRTNMLKNGKNLSDITKWMCEKFAVSANIIPVTDNSIETRITTDKGELHLQEYWVKHRGKDPVEGIQYIGADKARPNPEAVNAIHDADMVILAPGNPLTSIGPMLQIKGIRKELSKIKKKVVAISPLIGDNAISGPAAKYMQAAGIESNAYGLAKMYSDVCSNIIIDTKDKMLTKKIQSLDMKVFETKITMKNKLAEDALANFILKQVHV